One Megamonas hypermegale genomic window carries:
- a CDS encoding ArsB/NhaD family transporter produces the protein MLGTAAYIAIAIFVVAYMLIISEKIHRTVVGLTGAMLLILLGILSQEQAISHIDFNTIGLLIGMMIIVNITSETGLFNYLAIWSAKKVKANPVKLLIVLAALTAVCSAFLDNVTTVLLTVPVTFGITAKLKVPVKPFLIAQIMSSNIGGTATLIGDPPNIMIGSAVPELDFMAFLTNLGDICIVIFVVTVAILVGIYHKQLKTKPELQKEVMNMNEKKELKDTTLLKKCLFVLAITIITFVLHSQLGLESATVALSGAALLMLISISTRETAIVSILSRLEWLAIFFFVGLFILVGGLVETGVIKAMAAEAMKITEGNVTTTTMLILWLSAIASAFIDNIPFVATLIPMIKEMGAMGITNLEPLWWALSLGACLGGNGTLIGASANVVVAGMASANGVKLTFVDYLKIAFPLMILSIIISSAYIYVRYL, from the coding sequence ATCTTGGGGACAGCTGCTTACATAGCCATAGCTATTTTTGTAGTGGCGTATATGCTTATTATTTCAGAAAAAATACATCGTACAGTCGTTGGTTTAACAGGTGCGATGTTGTTGATTTTATTGGGAATTTTAAGCCAAGAACAAGCGATAAGTCATATTGATTTTAATACAATAGGGCTTTTAATTGGTATGATGATAATTGTTAATATCACAAGTGAAACAGGTTTATTTAATTATTTGGCGATTTGGTCAGCTAAAAAAGTAAAGGCAAATCCTGTAAAGTTACTGATTGTATTAGCTGCATTAACAGCAGTTTGCTCAGCTTTCTTAGATAATGTAACAACAGTTTTACTTACTGTTCCTGTAACATTTGGTATTACAGCAAAGCTCAAAGTTCCAGTTAAACCGTTTTTAATCGCACAGATAATGTCATCTAATATTGGAGGTACAGCGACTTTAATCGGTGACCCACCTAATATCATGATAGGTAGTGCTGTGCCAGAATTGGATTTCATGGCATTTTTAACAAATTTAGGTGATATCTGTATTGTAATCTTCGTTGTGACAGTAGCTATTTTAGTAGGTATATATCACAAACAGCTTAAAACTAAACCTGAACTTCAAAAAGAAGTAATGAATATGAATGAAAAGAAGGAATTAAAAGATACAACACTTTTGAAAAAATGCTTGTTTGTATTGGCAATTACTATTATCACATTCGTATTACATTCTCAACTCGGTTTAGAATCTGCAACAGTAGCTTTAAGTGGTGCAGCTTTATTGATGCTCATAAGTATCAGCACTCGTGAAACTGCAATTGTTAGCATTTTAAGCAGATTGGAATGGCTCGCTATTTTCTTCTTTGTAGGTTTGTTCATTCTCGTTGGCGGTCTTGTTGAAACAGGTGTAATCAAAGCTATGGCAGCAGAAGCAATGAAAATCACTGAAGGAAACGTAACTACTACTACTATGCTCATCTTATGGCTCAGTGCAATAGCTTCCGCATTCATTGATAACATTCCATTTGTAGCAACTTTAATTCCAATGATAAAAGAAATGGGCGCTATGGGTATAACAAATCTCGAACCACTTTGGTGGGCATTATCACTCGGTGCTTGCTTAGGTGGCAATGGTACATTGATTGGCGCTAGTGCGAACGTCGTTGTTGCTGGTATGGCTAGTGCAAATGGCGTTAAATTGACATTCGTGGATTATTTAAAAATAGCATTTCCACTAATGATATTATCTATAATCATTTCCAGTGCGTATATTTACGTTAGATATTTATAA